One window of the Anaeromyxobacter dehalogenans 2CP-C genome contains the following:
- a CDS encoding nucleotide sugar dehydrogenase codes for MIETHAVEPDHATDLLSRLAARTARVAVVGLGYVGLPLALTFARRGGLSALGIDVDPEKARAVGEGRSYLRTVEGAAVREAVDEGRLEATTDFARVTACDAVVICVPTPLTREREPDLSFVERTGEAIAPHLRAGQAVVLESTSYPGTTEEVLLPILERGSGLRAGHDFFLAFSPERENPGSGVATHAIPKIVGGYTPSCLEAALALYASAFDRVVPVSSTRVAEMTKLLENVFRSVNIALVNELKILCHRMDLDVNEIIDAASTKPFGFMPFQPGPGLGGHCIPIDPFYLTWKARQFEFQTRFIELAGEVNTEMPRYVVHRTMEALDARGRTLKGARVLVLGIAYKKDVDDMRESPAVRIIELLQERGAQVVYHDPYVPRVPRMRQHRLDMVSVPLTDDALETADAVLIATDHGGVDYARVVERARLVVDTRNACRAVRVGREKIVKA; via the coding sequence ATGATCGAGACCCACGCCGTCGAGCCCGACCACGCCACCGACCTGCTCTCCCGCCTCGCCGCCCGCACCGCGCGCGTGGCGGTGGTGGGGCTCGGCTACGTGGGCCTGCCGCTCGCCCTCACCTTCGCCCGCCGGGGCGGCCTCTCCGCGCTCGGCATCGACGTGGACCCGGAGAAGGCGCGCGCGGTCGGCGAGGGGCGCAGCTACCTGCGCACGGTGGAGGGCGCCGCGGTGCGCGAGGCGGTGGACGAGGGCAGGCTGGAGGCCACCACCGACTTCGCGCGCGTGACCGCCTGCGACGCGGTGGTGATCTGCGTGCCCACGCCGCTCACGCGCGAGCGCGAGCCGGACCTGTCCTTCGTCGAGCGGACCGGCGAGGCCATCGCGCCGCACCTGCGCGCCGGCCAGGCGGTGGTGCTCGAGTCCACCTCGTACCCGGGCACCACCGAGGAGGTGCTGCTCCCCATCCTGGAGCGCGGCAGCGGGCTGCGCGCCGGGCACGACTTCTTCCTGGCGTTCTCGCCCGAGCGCGAGAACCCCGGCTCCGGCGTCGCCACCCACGCCATCCCCAAGATCGTCGGCGGCTACACGCCCTCGTGCCTCGAGGCGGCGCTGGCGCTGTACGCCTCGGCGTTCGACCGGGTGGTGCCGGTCTCGTCCACGCGGGTCGCCGAGATGACGAAGCTGCTCGAGAACGTGTTCCGCAGCGTGAACATCGCGCTCGTGAACGAGCTGAAGATCCTCTGCCACCGGATGGACCTGGACGTGAACGAGATCATCGACGCCGCGTCCACCAAGCCGTTCGGCTTCATGCCGTTCCAGCCGGGCCCGGGGCTGGGCGGCCACTGCATCCCCATCGACCCGTTCTACCTGACCTGGAAGGCGCGGCAGTTCGAGTTCCAGACGCGCTTCATCGAGCTGGCCGGCGAGGTGAACACCGAGATGCCGCGCTACGTGGTGCACCGGACCATGGAGGCGCTCGACGCCCGCGGCCGCACGCTCAAGGGCGCGCGCGTGCTGGTGCTGGGCATCGCCTACAAGAAGGACGTGGACGACATGCGCGAGAGCCCTGCCGTCCGCATCATCGAGCTCCTGCAGGAGCGCGGCGCCCAGGTCGTCTACCACGACCCGTACGTCCCCCGGGTGCCGCGGATGCGCCAGCACCGGCTCGACATGGTGAGCGTGCCGCTCACCGACGACGCGCTCGAGACCGCCGACGCGGTGCTGATCGCCACCGACCACGGCGGCGTGGACTACGCGCGCGTGGTGGAGCGGGCCCGCCTGGTGGTGGACACGCGCAACGCCTGCCGCGCGGTGCGCGTCGGGCGCGAGAAGATCGTGAAGGCGTGA
- a CDS encoding heparinase II/III family protein, which produces MGAIGYYGYLAARVPPHRLLATAARRAVRGARNRLAPPLAPSPRGLLEALGCDGPAGLAALLARPRPARPAWSPEALRRALERRIPGEVERALGRAEAAAAGRFVVYGREVDVRRADGGTDWQRDPVHGGRFDGRAPSAALPPAPGLDPKMAWALGRGEHWVALACGAVLHPRAAGGDALAEALAASVTDFAAQNPVGRGVHWTCAMEAGLRAWHLATALWVLALRRAPAPALAAEAARLLVASGRFVLANLEDGGAVPNNHLVCDWLGLLACAEALPEWPEAPRWRALASEGLARTLAEQVHAEGTSFEGSVPYHRFSLELFAAGFLLARAGGPPPALAWRLHAMFRATRALAAASGDLPQLGDNDSGHALALRARGPTEAGYLCALGAALFRDPALLRPGAPADDAVEAAWLLGPEALDWLGRARPGPPPGSVSFPAAGVHVLRRGALEAFVSCGPHGQRGVGGHDHNDKLSFELRAAGALAVCDPGMPVYGRAPEVRDAFRSTRAHATVTVDGLEQSPIPPGRLFALPDAAGARLLAFAPGGEAERLAGEHRGFVARAGVVHRRELALAGAGLVVVDRLAGRGTHAVELRWPLAHPAPRLREASAAEAAALARLARLARLRRPADPSRVVEVPLGPAGHLLVAFSAPAGLAPELAPSLRSPGYGELVPASVATLAGPLACPAALATLFLHVAAEGSHPR; this is translated from the coding sequence ATGGGCGCGATCGGCTACTACGGATACCTGGCGGCGCGCGTGCCGCCGCATCGGCTGCTCGCCACCGCGGCGCGCCGGGCGGTGCGGGGCGCCCGCAACCGCCTCGCGCCGCCGCTCGCGCCGTCGCCGAGGGGACTGCTCGAGGCGCTCGGCTGCGACGGGCCGGCGGGGCTCGCCGCCCTGCTGGCGCGGCCCCGTCCGGCGCGCCCGGCCTGGAGCCCGGAGGCGCTGCGGCGCGCGCTGGAGCGGCGGATCCCGGGCGAGGTCGAGCGGGCCCTGGGGCGGGCCGAGGCCGCCGCGGCCGGGCGCTTCGTGGTGTACGGGCGCGAGGTGGACGTGCGCCGCGCCGACGGCGGGACCGACTGGCAGCGCGATCCCGTCCACGGCGGCCGCTTCGACGGCCGCGCGCCCTCGGCGGCGCTGCCGCCCGCGCCGGGGCTCGATCCCAAGATGGCGTGGGCGCTCGGGCGCGGCGAGCACTGGGTCGCGCTCGCCTGCGGGGCGGTGCTCCACCCGCGCGCCGCCGGCGGGGACGCGCTGGCGGAGGCGCTCGCCGCCTCGGTGACCGACTTCGCCGCGCAGAACCCGGTCGGCCGCGGCGTCCACTGGACCTGCGCCATGGAGGCCGGGCTGCGCGCCTGGCACCTCGCCACCGCGCTGTGGGTGCTCGCCCTGCGCCGCGCGCCCGCGCCGGCGCTCGCGGCGGAGGCGGCGCGGCTGCTGGTCGCGAGCGGCCGCTTCGTGCTCGCGAACCTCGAGGACGGCGGCGCCGTCCCGAACAACCACCTGGTGTGCGACTGGCTCGGCCTGCTCGCCTGCGCCGAGGCGCTGCCGGAGTGGCCGGAGGCGCCGCGCTGGCGCGCGCTCGCGTCGGAGGGGCTGGCGCGGACGCTCGCGGAGCAGGTGCACGCGGAGGGCACCAGCTTCGAGGGCTCGGTGCCGTACCACCGCTTCTCGCTCGAGCTGTTCGCGGCGGGCTTCCTGCTGGCGCGCGCCGGCGGCCCGCCGCCCGCGCTGGCGTGGCGGCTCCACGCGATGTTCCGGGCCACCCGCGCGCTCGCCGCCGCCTCCGGCGACCTGCCGCAGCTCGGCGACAACGACTCCGGCCACGCGCTCGCGCTGCGCGCCCGCGGGCCCACCGAGGCGGGCTACCTCTGCGCGCTCGGCGCCGCGCTGTTCCGCGATCCGGCGCTGCTCCGCCCGGGCGCCCCGGCCGACGACGCCGTGGAGGCCGCGTGGCTGCTCGGGCCGGAGGCGCTCGACTGGCTCGGCCGCGCCCGGCCCGGCCCGCCGCCGGGCAGCGTCTCCTTCCCGGCGGCCGGCGTGCACGTGCTCCGCCGCGGCGCGCTGGAGGCGTTCGTCTCCTGCGGCCCGCACGGCCAGCGCGGCGTCGGCGGGCACGACCACAACGACAAGCTCTCCTTCGAGCTGCGCGCCGCGGGCGCGCTGGCGGTGTGCGACCCGGGCATGCCGGTGTACGGCCGCGCGCCCGAGGTGCGGGACGCGTTCCGGTCCACCCGCGCGCACGCGACGGTGACGGTGGACGGCCTGGAGCAGTCGCCCATCCCGCCCGGCCGGCTGTTCGCGCTGCCCGACGCGGCCGGCGCGCGGCTGCTCGCGTTCGCGCCCGGCGGCGAGGCGGAGCGGCTGGCGGGCGAGCACCGCGGCTTCGTCGCGCGCGCGGGCGTGGTCCACCGGCGCGAGCTGGCGCTCGCCGGCGCGGGGCTGGTCGTGGTCGATCGCCTGGCGGGCCGCGGCACGCACGCGGTGGAGCTGCGCTGGCCGCTCGCGCACCCCGCGCCGCGCCTGCGCGAGGCGAGCGCCGCCGAGGCCGCCGCGCTCGCGCGCCTCGCCCGGCTGGCGCGCCTGCGCCGGCCCGCGGATCCGTCGCGCGTGGTGGAGGTGCCGCTCGGCCCGGCCGGCCACCTCCTCGTCGCCTTCTCGGCGCCGGCGGGCCTCGCGCCCGAGCTGGCGCCCTCGCTGCGCTCGCCGGGCTACGGCGAGCTCGTCCCCGCGTCCGTCGCGACGCTGGCCGGCCCGCTGGCCTGCCCCGCCGCGCTCGCCACGCTGTTCCTCCACGTCGCTGCCGAAGGGAGCCACCCCAGATGA